Proteins from a genomic interval of Rhodococcus rhodochrous:
- a CDS encoding MmcQ/YjbR family DNA-binding protein, with the protein MPHPVMFDKADPLLARVRSLALALPGASEKISHGRPFFSTRTAFAVYGGGEKGTRAPFPRSLLVKPDEEERRALLEEPHTYVPMYFGPSGWVGYDLSRPEVDWDEVAELLDMSYRQTAPPKLVRELDARLG; encoded by the coding sequence ATGCCGCATCCGGTGATGTTCGACAAGGCGGATCCCCTGCTCGCTCGTGTGCGCTCGCTCGCGCTGGCCCTGCCCGGCGCCTCCGAGAAGATCTCGCACGGCCGTCCGTTCTTCTCCACCCGGACGGCCTTCGCGGTCTACGGAGGCGGCGAGAAGGGCACCCGCGCACCGTTTCCCCGTTCCCTCCTCGTCAAGCCCGACGAGGAGGAGCGCCGCGCGCTGCTCGAGGAACCCCACACCTATGTGCCGATGTATTTCGGGCCGTCCGGGTGGGTCGGGTACGACCTCTCCCGTCCGGAGGTGGACTGGGACGAGGTCGCCGAACTGCTCGACATGTCCTATCGGCAGACCGCGCCACCGAAACTGGTGCGCGAGCTCGACGCCCGCCTCGGCTGA
- a CDS encoding VOC family protein gives MTTRFNPYLAFRDSAREAMEFYRSVFGGELTVSRFADMNASQDPSEDDKVMHSMLTTDRGFVLMASDTPNGMDYTPGTNFSLSLSGDDESVLRGWWDALSDSGRVDMPLERAPWGDLFGMCTDRFGVSWMVSIGDQQG, from the coding sequence ATGACCACACGATTCAATCCCTATCTCGCATTCCGCGATTCCGCACGCGAGGCCATGGAGTTCTACAGGTCGGTGTTCGGCGGCGAACTGACGGTGAGCAGGTTCGCGGACATGAACGCCTCGCAGGATCCGAGCGAGGACGACAAGGTGATGCACTCGATGCTCACCACCGACCGCGGCTTCGTGCTCATGGCCTCGGACACCCCGAACGGCATGGACTACACGCCCGGTACGAACTTCTCGCTGTCGCTCAGCGGGGACGACGAGAGCGTGCTCCGGGGTTGGTGGGACGCGCTGAGCGACAGCGGTCGCGTCGACATGCCGCTCGAACGTGCCCCCTGGGGCGATCTGTTCGGCATGTGCACCGACCGCTTCGGCGTGTCGTGGATGGTCAGCATCGGCGACCAGCAGGGCTGA
- the der gene encoding ribosome biogenesis GTPase Der → MSDDLSTDYTGFDGDGTWSEEGDWDIEFAEGGDLEEFVPVPTVAVVGRPNVGKSTLVNRIIGRREAVVEDVPGVTRDRVSYEASWNGRRFMVQDTGGWEPDAKGMQQSVARQAEVAMRTADAILVVVDATVGATSVDEAVAKVLRRSKTPVLLVANKVDDDRVESEAATLWSLGLGQPYSVSATHGRGTGDLLDELLAKLPATPREGTGGEGPRRVALVGKPNVGKSSLLNKLAGDERSVVHDIAGTTVDPVDSIVELGGKPWRFVDTAGLRKRVNSASGAEFYASLRTRGAIDAAEVAVLLIDASHPITEQDQRVITMVVESGRALVIAFNKWDLVDEDRRYELGREIDRDLLRVPWASRVNISAKTGRAVQKLVPAMETALESWDKRISTGRLNSWLKEVVAATPPPMRGGRLPRVLFATQAATRPPTFVLFTTGFLEAGYRRFLERRLREEFNFDGSPVRISVRVREKRDRRK, encoded by the coding sequence AGAAGGTGACTGGGACATCGAGTTCGCCGAGGGCGGCGACCTCGAGGAGTTCGTCCCGGTCCCGACCGTCGCCGTGGTCGGCCGACCGAACGTCGGCAAGTCCACCCTGGTCAACCGCATCATCGGCCGACGTGAAGCCGTCGTCGAGGACGTCCCGGGCGTCACCCGCGACCGCGTCTCGTACGAGGCGTCGTGGAACGGCCGCCGATTCATGGTGCAGGACACCGGCGGATGGGAGCCCGACGCGAAGGGCATGCAGCAGTCCGTGGCCCGGCAGGCGGAGGTCGCGATGCGCACTGCCGACGCGATCCTCGTCGTCGTCGACGCCACGGTGGGCGCCACCAGCGTCGACGAGGCCGTCGCGAAGGTGCTGCGCCGGTCGAAGACGCCGGTGCTGCTCGTGGCGAACAAGGTCGACGACGACCGCGTCGAATCCGAGGCCGCGACACTGTGGTCCCTCGGACTCGGCCAGCCCTATTCGGTGTCGGCCACCCACGGCCGCGGCACCGGCGACCTGCTCGACGAGCTGCTCGCCAAGTTGCCGGCCACGCCCCGCGAGGGCACCGGTGGGGAAGGGCCTCGCCGCGTCGCGCTGGTGGGCAAGCCGAACGTCGGCAAGTCGAGCCTGCTCAACAAGCTCGCCGGCGACGAGCGGTCGGTGGTGCACGACATCGCCGGCACCACGGTCGACCCGGTGGACTCGATCGTCGAGCTCGGCGGCAAGCCGTGGCGGTTCGTCGACACCGCCGGTCTGCGCAAGCGCGTCAACAGCGCGTCCGGCGCCGAGTTCTACGCCTCCCTGCGCACGCGGGGTGCGATCGACGCGGCCGAGGTGGCGGTGTTGCTCATCGACGCCTCGCACCCCATCACCGAGCAGGACCAGCGGGTCATCACGATGGTCGTCGAGTCCGGTCGCGCCCTGGTGATCGCCTTCAACAAGTGGGATCTCGTCGACGAGGACCGCCGCTACGAACTCGGCCGCGAGATCGACCGCGACCTGTTGCGGGTGCCGTGGGCGTCGCGGGTGAACATCTCCGCCAAGACCGGTCGCGCCGTGCAGAAGCTCGTCCCGGCCATGGAGACCGCCCTCGAGTCGTGGGACAAGCGCATCTCGACCGGACGCCTGAACTCCTGGCTCAAGGAGGTCGTGGCCGCGACCCCGCCGCCGATGCGCGGCGGTCGTCTGCCCCGGGTGCTGTTCGCCACCCAGGCGGCCACTCGGCCGCCGACCTTCGTGCTGTTCACCACGGGCTTCCTCGAGGCCGGCTACCGCCGCTTCCTCGAACGTCGCCTGCGTGAGGAGTTCAACTTCGACGGCAGTCCCGTGCGGATCTCGGTGCGCGTGCGGGAGAAGCGCGACCGCCGCAAGTGA